A section of the Ferviditalea candida genome encodes:
- a CDS encoding cyclase family protein: MIKVLSHPIRVGDPGWPNNPTFAFEPFTRIGKDGEPANTYMLHLFNHFSSHMDGPNHFNPKGIQLWEVPADRFVFRSPLLVDINRGKDELITVDDIRPYEKQLAESDALLIRTHFTRLRSVEPETYASYGPGISPELAEHLVKNFANLKAIALDFISLAAYQHGPEGVLSHQWMLGNFVDNYILIIEDLNFEDVIQNDLQTVVALPLRIQDVDSAPCTVIAINQRLA, encoded by the coding sequence ATGATTAAAGTTCTTTCTCATCCCATCCGTGTGGGAGACCCGGGTTGGCCGAACAACCCAACTTTTGCCTTCGAGCCGTTTACACGGATCGGAAAAGACGGCGAGCCCGCAAACACATATATGCTTCATTTATTCAATCATTTTTCCAGTCACATGGACGGACCCAATCACTTTAACCCGAAAGGCATCCAATTATGGGAGGTGCCTGCAGACCGCTTCGTTTTCCGCTCGCCGCTTTTGGTTGACATCAATCGGGGAAAAGACGAGCTGATCACAGTGGATGACATCAGACCCTACGAAAAGCAATTGGCGGAAAGCGACGCATTGCTGATCAGAACCCATTTCACAAGGCTGCGCAGCGTTGAGCCTGAGACATATGCCAGTTATGGACCGGGAATTTCTCCGGAGCTGGCGGAGCATCTGGTTAAAAATTTTGCGAATTTGAAGGCGATTGCTCTCGATTTTATTTCCTTGGCGGCTTATCAGCACGGTCCCGAGGGGGTTCTTTCACACCAATGGATGCTGGGCAATTTTGTTGATAATTATATTCTGATCATCGAGGATTTGAATTTTGAGGATGTAATCCAGAATGATTTGCAGACTGTAGTTGCGCTTCCGTTAAGGATTCAGGATGTGGACAGCGCTCCATGCACTGTGATAGCAATCAACCAAAGGTTGGCGTAG
- a CDS encoding cyclase family protein: MSELLQAWMSLISRSKVIDLTHKLEENIPLWPTHARFGKILQESYELGDVALHYQISMSEHSGTHMDAPKHFIQDGPAHYGIDRVPLERIMGRAAAIDLSPFPTERLVIVEHIQQWEEEHGRLQKGDIVLIRYGWDRLWKSRAEKDDSYVREWPGLSFEAAKYFVDKGISAVGSDTLAVDASHSDGNPAHYTLLGNEVLIIENLNNIGLLPAFSLFFALPLPIKDGSGSPVRAFAVVPNL, translated from the coding sequence ATGTCGGAACTTCTGCAAGCTTGGATGTCGCTAATATCCCGGTCAAAAGTGATCGATCTTACACACAAATTGGAAGAGAATATTCCTCTTTGGCCCACACATGCCAGATTCGGAAAGATTCTTCAGGAATCTTATGAGCTCGGCGATGTCGCACTGCATTATCAAATCAGCATGTCGGAACATTCGGGAACTCACATGGATGCCCCTAAGCATTTTATCCAGGACGGACCTGCCCATTACGGGATTGACCGTGTCCCGTTGGAGCGCATTATGGGAAGAGCGGCCGCGATCGATTTGTCGCCCTTTCCCACGGAGCGCTTGGTGATTGTCGAGCATATTCAACAATGGGAAGAAGAGCACGGCAGATTGCAAAAAGGAGATATTGTTCTCATCCGTTACGGATGGGACAGATTGTGGAAAAGCCGCGCTGAGAAAGATGATTCATATGTTCGGGAGTGGCCGGGGTTGAGCTTCGAAGCGGCAAAGTATTTCGTCGACAAGGGCATCTCGGCTGTCGGCAGCGACACGCTGGCTGTCGACGCCAGCCACAGCGATGGCAATCCTGCGCATTACACACTCTTGGGGAATGAAGTGCTGATCATCGAAAATTTAAATAATATCGGACTTTTGCCGGCGTTTTCATTGTTTTTCGCGCTGCCCTTGCCGATAAAAGACGGCTCGGGATCCCCCGTCCGCGCTTTTGCGGTGGTGCCGAATCTCTAA
- a CDS encoding lactate racemase domain-containing protein has translation MMLLGEPFEVKIEGGYEIDLPKMIKIKQIFPRERVADIKQTVAQEMSAKLIPGEYKGKKIAVAVGSRGIANLAEIVKCVIAELKAWGAEPFIVPAMGSHGGATAEGQREVLDEYAVNEQTMGVPVISSMEVVQIANLENGMPVYFDQAAYQADGVVVVNRIKPHTDFKGDYESGLIKMMTIGLGKHKGATTIHTYGFDRFHELIPETGKAVLQNAPIAFGVGIVENAYDETMSVTVMPKDQIFENEKQLLMVAKKSMPRLLVSGIDVLIVDQIGKDISGAGMDPNITGRTASGLPGFDLAPPIQKVVVLDLTDKTHGNANGIGLADVTTRNLLNKIDFLKLYANSITSTELDPAKIPVVMNSDKEAIVVALKTCNRITADKAKIVRIKNTLDLSEIQVSESYRQELVQRSDVEIVSEAENFSFTKEGRLL, from the coding sequence ATGATGTTGTTGGGCGAGCCGTTCGAAGTAAAGATAGAAGGCGGATATGAAATTGATCTTCCCAAAATGATAAAGATTAAGCAGATTTTTCCGAGAGAGCGGGTAGCGGATATCAAGCAAACCGTAGCGCAGGAAATGTCGGCAAAGCTGATCCCCGGCGAATATAAAGGCAAGAAAATTGCCGTTGCCGTAGGCAGCCGGGGCATTGCCAATCTGGCGGAAATCGTGAAATGCGTCATTGCGGAGCTGAAAGCATGGGGGGCCGAGCCGTTCATCGTTCCCGCGATGGGAAGCCACGGAGGGGCGACGGCAGAAGGCCAAAGAGAAGTGCTTGACGAATACGCCGTGAATGAGCAGACAATGGGAGTTCCCGTCATCTCCTCAATGGAAGTTGTACAGATCGCCAATCTCGAAAACGGGATGCCGGTCTATTTCGATCAAGCGGCATATCAGGCCGATGGCGTAGTCGTTGTCAATCGGATTAAACCGCATACCGACTTCAAAGGCGATTATGAAAGCGGCCTCATCAAAATGATGACCATCGGCTTGGGGAAGCACAAAGGAGCGACAACGATCCATACCTACGGATTTGACCGTTTTCACGAATTGATCCCGGAAACCGGGAAAGCGGTTTTGCAAAATGCTCCGATAGCTTTTGGCGTAGGTATAGTGGAAAACGCGTATGACGAGACGATGTCGGTCACCGTTATGCCCAAAGACCAAATCTTTGAGAATGAAAAACAGCTGCTGATGGTTGCAAAGAAATCGATGCCGCGGCTCCTTGTATCGGGAATCGATGTTCTGATCGTCGATCAGATCGGCAAGGACATCAGCGGAGCGGGAATGGACCCCAATATAACAGGCCGAACCGCTTCCGGACTGCCCGGATTCGATCTTGCTCCGCCGATCCAAAAGGTAGTCGTTCTCGATTTGACCGATAAAACCCACGGAAATGCCAACGGCATCGGTTTGGCGGATGTGACGACAAGGAATTTGCTTAATAAAATTGATTTCCTGAAGTTGTATGCAAATTCCATAACGTCGACCGAGCTGGATCCCGCAAAAATCCCGGTCGTCATGAATTCCGACAAGGAAGCGATTGTCGTTGCGCTGAAAACGTGCAATCGAATAACAGCGGACAAAGCGAAAATCGTCCGAATTAAGAACACGTTGGATCTAAGCGAAATCCAGGTTTCCGAAAGCTATAGACAAGAGCTGGTCCAACGAAGTGATGTCGAGATAGTGTCCGAAGCGGAGAACTTTTCTTTTACAAAAGAAGGAAGATTGCTTTAA
- a CDS encoding SDR family NAD(P)-dependent oxidoreductase, producing MYSFEGKVVWVTGSSTGIGRAVALGFAAHGADVIVHCNQNLAEGESVAAEISGMGREALLVQGDVSKKNIVESMVSKINDRFGRIDILVNNAGSMVKRVRLEQLDEETWDRILDVNLKSVFLVTQAALPLMKPQGKGRIVNVTSIAARNGGSIGALAYATSKGGVSTLTRNLAKELLEYNILVNGIAPGVISTPFQDRFTPPETRQKLGNQILMGREGTPEEMVGAVLFLSSDYSNYITGEIIEINGGQLMD from the coding sequence TTGTATTCTTTTGAGGGGAAAGTCGTATGGGTTACCGGAAGCAGCACGGGGATCGGCCGCGCGGTTGCGCTTGGTTTTGCCGCTCATGGCGCGGATGTGATTGTTCATTGCAATCAAAACCTTGCCGAAGGAGAATCGGTGGCTGCGGAAATAAGCGGAATGGGTCGTGAAGCTTTACTCGTGCAAGGCGACGTATCAAAGAAGAATATCGTTGAAAGCATGGTGTCTAAAATTAACGACCGGTTTGGCCGTATCGACATTCTGGTCAACAATGCGGGATCGATGGTCAAAAGGGTTCGTTTGGAACAATTGGACGAGGAAACATGGGACCGTATTCTCGATGTAAACTTGAAATCGGTTTTTCTCGTTACGCAAGCCGCCTTGCCTTTGATGAAGCCGCAGGGGAAAGGCAGAATCGTCAATGTGACGTCAATCGCGGCCAGAAACGGCGGTTCAATCGGAGCCCTCGCTTATGCAACCTCCAAAGGAGGCGTAAGTACCTTGACGCGCAACTTGGCCAAGGAATTGCTGGAATACAACATTCTGGTCAACGGAATCGCTCCGGGAGTCATCAGCACGCCTTTTCAGGATCGCTTCACGCCGCCGGAGACGCGGCAGAAATTAGGAAACCAAATTCTGATGGGGCGCGAAGGCACGCCGGAAGAAATGGTTGGCGCGGTTTTGTTTTTAAGCTCCGATTATTCGAACTATATTACCGGCGAGATCATTGAGATCAATGGTGGGCAGCTGATGGATTAA
- a CDS encoding fumarylacetoacetate hydrolase family protein, giving the protein MKIAALNKDGKSVLGVHIESGIIDIEQALKAVPASHDVPVDVEQFIHGGPTARAALREYVDQLLSEQDIAQQADFMVDESEVSFGPCVANPQKIICVGLNYRQHAIETGSAIPTVPILFNKFANALAAHREEVVLPDVSNKIDYEAELAIVIGREAKNVSKQEALNYVLGYCNSNDLSARDLQMKTPQWMLGKTCDQFCPIGPYLVTTDEIPNPNGLKIRSIVNGEVRQDSNTADMIFYCDEIISYISQHMTLMPGDIILTGTPEGVVMGYPPEKQVYLQDGDVVTIEIEHLGKLTNRMVKK; this is encoded by the coding sequence ATGAAAATCGCAGCCTTAAACAAAGACGGAAAATCCGTCCTGGGTGTTCATATTGAAAGCGGAATCATCGATATTGAACAAGCTTTGAAAGCGGTTCCCGCTTCCCATGATGTTCCGGTCGATGTTGAACAATTCATCCATGGCGGTCCGACAGCCCGTGCGGCTTTGCGGGAATATGTGGATCAATTGCTTTCCGAGCAGGACATTGCACAACAAGCCGATTTTATGGTGGATGAATCAGAGGTTTCATTCGGACCTTGTGTGGCCAACCCGCAGAAAATCATCTGTGTAGGCTTGAACTACCGGCAGCATGCGATAGAAACCGGATCAGCTATTCCTACGGTTCCGATTTTATTCAATAAATTCGCAAATGCGCTGGCCGCTCATCGGGAAGAGGTTGTGCTGCCAGATGTCTCGAATAAAATCGATTACGAGGCGGAATTGGCGATAGTGATTGGCCGGGAGGCTAAGAACGTATCGAAGCAGGAAGCCTTGAACTATGTTCTCGGATACTGCAACAGTAACGATTTGTCAGCAAGGGATCTGCAGATGAAAACACCGCAATGGATGCTCGGCAAGACATGCGACCAATTTTGTCCGATCGGGCCGTACCTAGTGACCACCGATGAAATCCCAAACCCTAACGGCCTCAAAATTCGATCCATTGTAAACGGAGAGGTTCGTCAGGATTCAAATACAGCCGATATGATTTTTTACTGTGATGAAATCATCAGTTATATTTCCCAACATATGACGCTGATGCCGGGGGACATTATTTTGACCGGAACTCCCGAAGGGGTCGTGATGGGATATCCCCCCGAAAAGCAAGTTTATCTTCAAGACGGCGATGTCGTCACGATTGAAATTGAACACCTGGGGAAGCTGACTAACCGAATGGTTAAAAAATAG
- a CDS encoding SDR family oxidoreductase, with protein sequence MRLKNKVCIITGAGSGIGQATAKLFAKEGAAVIIADIDHDGGQETVDLLTRAGGQCEFISCNVTDSKQVRSMAERVVAHYGRIDVLFNNAGISGIGTVHETEPEDWDAVMNVNVKGVFLSSKYVLPQMLKQRSGSIINMSSCIAEIGLASRASYSASKGAVLALTKSMQVDYARYGIRVNALLPGTIYTPFVEKYLQKYDKPEEAVAQIKSRQLSNDFGKPEDVAFAALFLASDESKFMMGSPLYIDGGTTFGKNA encoded by the coding sequence ATGCGTCTGAAAAACAAAGTATGCATCATAACAGGCGCCGGTTCGGGGATCGGGCAGGCGACCGCCAAATTGTTTGCCAAGGAGGGTGCCGCCGTTATAATCGCGGACATTGATCATGACGGCGGTCAGGAAACCGTTGATCTCTTGACGAGGGCCGGTGGCCAATGTGAATTCATCTCTTGCAACGTGACGGATTCCAAACAAGTCCGCTCGATGGCGGAACGAGTCGTCGCTCATTATGGCAGAATAGACGTACTGTTTAATAATGCGGGAATCAGCGGCATAGGGACTGTTCATGAAACCGAACCGGAGGATTGGGATGCGGTCATGAATGTCAATGTGAAGGGAGTGTTTCTTTCCTCCAAGTATGTTCTTCCTCAAATGCTCAAGCAGCGGAGCGGTTCGATTATCAATATGTCCTCCTGTATCGCCGAAATTGGTCTTGCTTCGAGAGCTTCTTATTCCGCCTCGAAGGGTGCGGTATTGGCACTCACCAAATCCATGCAAGTGGATTATGCCCGCTATGGGATTCGCGTCAATGCTTTGCTGCCGGGCACAATTTATACGCCTTTTGTTGAGAAATATCTGCAAAAATACGATAAGCCTGAAGAGGCTGTCGCACAAATCAAATCGCGTCAGCTCAGCAACGATTTCGGCAAACCGGAGGATGTCGCTTTCGCAGCTTTGTTTCTCGCCTCGGATGAATCAAAGTTCATGATGGGTTCACCGCTGTACATAGACGGCGGCACAACCTTCGGGAAAAATGCATAA